A part of Ammoniphilus sp. CFH 90114 genomic DNA contains:
- a CDS encoding helix-turn-helix domain-containing protein: protein MENNLGVFLKKLRGKRSLREISSISGLSHTYIRDLELGYNRTTNSPMKPSMDSLKRLAKAYNFPYEELLKKAGYVDNESGFIELEGNKVPNDISLLLNGGYDLTFEGHKLSDNDKNIIYDILNSIFIKYSR from the coding sequence ATGGAAAACAATCTTGGAGTATTCCTTAAAAAACTACGTGGAAAAAGAAGTCTTAGAGAGATTAGTTCAATAAGTGGTTTAAGTCATACTTATATTCGAGACCTTGAACTCGGGTATAACAGAACTACAAACTCTCCTATGAAACCATCAATGGATTCTCTAAAACGCTTGGCTAAAGCATATAATTTTCCTTATGAAGAGTTACTTAAAAAAGCGGGATATGTTGACAACGAATCTGGTTTCATTGAATTGGAGGGAAATAAGGTACCTAATGACATTTCTTTACTTTTAAATGGGGGCTACGATCTTACATTTGAGGGACATAAGCTCTCCGATAACGATAAAAACATCATATATGATATTCTAAATTCGATTTTTATAAAGTACTCTAGATAA